In the Hordeum vulgare subsp. vulgare chromosome 7H, MorexV3_pseudomolecules_assembly, whole genome shotgun sequence genome, one interval contains:
- the LOC123410025 gene encoding protein EXORDIUM-like 3 — MPQRGGAPLLLLLALAAAPLAMAWRPWPPRDAVAALGASKKFEGSSDLVKLEYHMGPVLAADITVHPIWYGAWPADQKRTIRAFLRSLSPQSPVPSPSVADWWRTVRLYTDQTTANVSAVVALGQEKCDVRMSRGASLSRMDIQSVVKDAVTARTRPLPVDAGGVYLVLTSPEVRVESFCGQVCGFHYFTFPSVVGYTLPYAWVGNSAGRCPEVCAYPFAIPAYVPGRRPEAPPNGDPGVDGMVSVIAHELAEMASNPLANAWYAGGDPSFPTEIADLCEGIYGTGGGGAYTGQLLTDGRSGASYNLNGVGGRRFLVQWVWDPYRSYCSGPNALDHH, encoded by the coding sequence ATGCCGCAGCGCGGCGgcgcccccctcctcctcctcctcgccctcgCCGCGGCGCCGCTCGCCATGGCGTGGCGCCCGTGGCCGCCGCGCGACGCCGTGGCCGCCCTCGGCGCGTCCAAGAAGTTCGAGGGGTCGTCCGACCTCGTCAAGCTCGAGTACCACATGGGCCCCGTCCTCGCCGCCGACATCACCGTCCACCCGATCTGGTACGGCGCCTGGCCGGCCGACCAGAAGCGCACCATCCGCGCCTTCCTCCGCTCCCTCTCGCCGCAGTCCCCCGTCCCGTCCCCGTCCGTCGCGGACTGGTGGCGCACCGTCCGGCTCTACACGGACCAGACCACGGCCAACGTGTCGGCCGTGGTGGCGCTCGGGCAGGAGAAGTGCGACGTGCGGATGTCGCGGGGCGCGTCGCTGTCGAGGATGGACATCCAGTCCGTGGTGAAGGACGCGGTGACCGCGCGCACCAGGCCGCTCCCGGTGGACGCCGGCGGGGTGTACCTGGTGCTGACGTCCCCGGAGGTGCGCGTGGAGAGCTTCTGCGGGCAGGTGTGCGGGTTCCACTACTTCACCTTCCCGTCGGTGGTCGGGTACACGCTGCCGTACGCGTGGGTGGGCAACTCGGCGGGGCGGTGCCCGGAGGTGTGCGCGTACCCGTTCGCCATCCCGGCGTACGTGCCGGGGCGGCGTCCCGAGGCGCCGCCCAACGGCGACCCAGGCGTGGACGGCATGGTGAGCGTCATCGCGCACGAGCTGGCCGAGATGGCGTCCAACCCGCTGGCCAACGCGTGGTACGCCGGCGGGGACCCGTCTTTCCCGACGGAGATCGCCGACCTCTGCGAGGGCATCTACggcaccggcggcggcggcgcgtacACGGGGCAGCTGCTCACCGACGGCCGGTCCGGCGCGTCCTACAACCTGAACGGCGTCGGCGGGCGCCGGTTCCTGGTGCAGTGGGTCTGGGACCCCTACCGCAGCTACTGCTCCGGCCCCAACGCGCTCGACCACCACTAG